From Primulina huaijiensis isolate GDHJ02 chromosome 15, ASM1229523v2, whole genome shotgun sequence, one genomic window encodes:
- the LOC140959025 gene encoding pentatricopeptide repeat-containing protein At1g07590, mitochondrial, which translates to MIIAFTTAIRRTFDLPFSILHQNLGLNLFFGSINLSKAITIAPESEKDNKEAGTKSLSCRIEKLRKGESVISAFQSWMGDGFPIHRGDVFHTINRLRKLKSNKRALEVMEWVIREKPYKTKELDYSYLLEFTTKLHGVSQGETLFAQIPSKFKNELLYNNLVLGCLEKGLVKLSLEYLKKMRELGHPISYLAFNRLIILHSSPSYRKEVPKILVQMKADKVDPHVSTYNILLKIEANEHNIEGLLKVFGNMKRMMVGPNEITYCMLAVAHAVAKLYTVCEAYVDAVEKSMTGLNWSTLDILMVLYGYLGKHKELDRTWFKILELPHVRVKSFMLAIEAFGKIGDLARAEKLWLDMVSHKGLKSTEQFNSMISVYCKHGLITKATTVYKGMEKAGCKPNAITFRHLALGCLKAGLIKEAVRTLELGMDFRISSKVRRSTPWLETTFSILEIFAGNGDVENVEKLFEELKQSGYTRYTFVFNALIKVYIKAKIYEPNLLERMVLGGARPDSETYSLLKLIEQIESQ; encoded by the exons ATGATTATAGCATTCACAACAGCAATACGTCGAACATTTGACCTCCCTTTTTCTATCTTACATCAAAATCTCGGTTTGAATCTCTTCTTCGGCTCCATAAATTTATCGAAAGCTATTACAATTGCTCCAGAATCTGAAAAGGATAACAAAGAAGCAGGAACAAAGAGCCTGAGCTGTAGAATTGAGAAATTGCGTAAAGGAGAATCCGTCATCTCTGCCTTCCAAAGTTGGATGGGCGATGGTTTTCCGATACACAGGGGCGATGTTTTCCACACCATCAACCGTTTGCGCAAGCTAAAATCTAATAAACGAGCTTTGGAG GTGATGGAGTGGGTTATAAGGGAGAAGCCTTACAAGACAAAAGAACTAGATTACTCCTACTTATTAGAATTTACGACCAAGCTTCATGGAGTATCACAAGGTGAGACCCTCTTCGCCCAAATCCCATCCAAGTTTAAAAACGAGCTTCTTTACAACAATCTTGTTCTTGGATGCTTGGAAAAAGGGTTAGTTAAACTTTCATTGGAATACTTGAAGAAGATGAGGGAGTTGGGTCATCCCATATCCTACTTGGCTTTCAATCGCCTCATTATACTTCATTCTTCTCCTAGTTATAGGAAAGAAGTTCCGAAAATTTTAGTACAGATGAAAGCTGATAAAGTGGATCCCCATGTCTCTACTTATAACATTCTTTTGAAAATAGAAGCCAATGAGCACAATATTGAAGGTTTGCTGAAGGTATTTGGCAATATGAAGCGAATGATGGTTGGACCGAATGAGATAACTTACTGTATGTTGGCTGTTGCACATGCTGTGGCGAAGCTGTACACTGTATGTGAGGCTTATGTAGATGCTGTAGAAAAGTCCATGACTGGACTTAACTGGTCAACACTAGACATTCTTATGGTATTATATGGATATTTGGGGAAGCACAAGGAGCTAGATAGAACGTGGTTCAAGATTCTAGAGCTACCACATGTTAGGGTGAAGAGTTTTATGCTGGCTATAGAAGCTTTTGGCAAGATTGGAGACCTTGCTCGAGCAGAGAAACTATGGCTTGACATGGTTTCACACAAGGGGTTAAAATCAACCGAGCAGTTTAATTCAATGATATCTGTTTACTGCAAACATGGGCTAATTACTAAAGCAACTACTGTGTATAAAGGCATGGAGAAAGCTGGATGCAAACCAAATGCCATAACATTTCGCCACCTTGCACTTGGTTGTTTGAAGGCAGGATTAATTAAAGAAGCAGTGAGAACTCTTGAATTAGGAATGGATTTCAGAATCAGTTCAAAGGTCAGAAGATCTACTCCATGGCTCGAGACTACTTTTTCGATACTGGAAATCTTTGCAGGGAATGGTGATGTAGAAAATGTAGAAAAGTTGTTCGAAGAATTGAAGCAATCCGGTTACACTAGGTATACTTTTGTCTTCAATGCGCTGATTAAGGTGTATATAAAAGCCAAGATTTATGAGCCTAACCTTCTTGAAAGAATGGTCTTGGGAGGGGCCAGGCCAGATTCAGAGACCTATAGCTTGCTAAAGCTCATAGAACAGATTGAATCCCAGTAG